The following are encoded together in the Pectobacterium wasabiae CFBP 3304 genome:
- the nrdF gene encoding class 1b ribonucleoside-diphosphate reductase subunit beta: MTALTRVQAINWNKIEDDKDLEVWNRLTSNFWLPEKVPLSNDIPSWSTLNTHERQLTIRVFTGLTLLDTIQNTLGAPTLMPDAVTPHEEAVLSNISFMEAVHARSYSSIFSTLCLTSEVDDAYRWSEENPALQKKSDIILSHYRSDDPLMKKVASVFLESFLFYSGFYLPMYWSSRAKLTNTADLIRLIIRDEAVHGYYIGYKFQRGLAKADPARQQQVKNFAYDLLQDLYDNEVLYTQELYDGVGWTEDVKKFLHYNANKALMNLGYEALFPASMTDVNPAILSALSPNADENHDFFSGSGSSYVIGKAVNTEDEDWDF, translated from the coding sequence ATGACCGCACTCACTCGCGTCCAGGCGATTAACTGGAACAAAATTGAAGACGACAAAGATTTAGAAGTCTGGAACCGGCTGACGTCCAACTTTTGGCTGCCGGAAAAGGTGCCGCTCTCGAATGATATTCCGTCGTGGAGCACGCTGAATACCCACGAACGTCAGTTGACGATCCGTGTGTTCACCGGCCTGACGCTACTGGACACCATCCAAAATACGCTGGGCGCACCGACGCTAATGCCCGATGCGGTGACGCCGCACGAAGAAGCCGTGCTGTCTAACATCAGCTTTATGGAAGCGGTGCACGCTCGCTCGTACAGCTCGATTTTCTCAACGCTGTGCCTGACCAGCGAAGTGGACGATGCGTATCGCTGGAGCGAAGAGAACCCGGCGCTACAGAAAAAGTCCGACATTATTCTGTCGCACTACCGTAGTGACGATCCGCTGATGAAAAAAGTCGCCAGCGTGTTTCTGGAGTCGTTTCTGTTCTACTCTGGATTTTACCTGCCGATGTATTGGTCAAGCCGCGCCAAGCTGACCAACACGGCAGATTTGATCCGGCTCATCATCCGCGACGAGGCGGTACACGGCTACTATATCGGCTACAAATTCCAGAGAGGGCTCGCGAAGGCCGATCCCGCTCGTCAGCAGCAGGTGAAAAATTTCGCTTACGATCTGCTACAGGATTTGTATGACAACGAAGTGCTGTATACGCAGGAACTCTATGACGGCGTGGGCTGGACGGAGGATGTGAAGAAATTCCTTCACTACAACGCAAATAAAGCACTGATGAATCTGGGCTATGAAGCGCTATTCCCCGCCAGCATGACGGATGTGAATCCCGCGATTCTCTCAGCACTCTCGCCTAATGCCGATGAAAACCACGACTTCTTTTCTGGCTCAGGTTCATCTTATGTGATCGGTAAAGCCGTTAATACCGAAGACGAAGACTGGGATTTCTAA
- the dnaQ gene encoding DNA polymerase III subunit epsilon yields the protein MSTEITRQIVLDTETTGMNKLGVHYEGHKIIEIGAVEVINRRLTGRHFHVYIKPDRLVDPEAYNIHGISDEFLADKPTYADIADDFLDFIRGAELVIHNATFDIGFMDYESRLLNRDIPKTETFCKITDSLFMARKIFPGKRNSLDALCDRYLIDNSKRTLHGALLDAEILAEVYLAMTGGQTSLTFSMDGDTQQQNENSETIQRIVRPQSALTVLYADEAELLAHEQRLDLIAKKGGSCLWRAE from the coding sequence AGCTGGGGGTTCACTACGAAGGACATAAAATTATCGAGATCGGTGCGGTCGAGGTGATTAACCGCCGCCTGACTGGCCGTCATTTTCACGTCTACATCAAACCCGATCGTTTAGTGGACCCAGAGGCCTATAACATACATGGTATCAGCGATGAGTTCCTTGCTGATAAACCGACGTATGCTGATATTGCGGATGATTTTCTCGATTTTATCCGTGGCGCGGAATTGGTCATTCATAACGCGACGTTTGATATCGGCTTTATGGATTACGAATCTCGGTTGTTGAATCGGGATATTCCCAAGACGGAAACGTTCTGTAAGATCACCGATAGCCTGTTTATGGCGCGGAAGATCTTTCCCGGTAAGCGTAACAGTTTGGATGCGCTCTGCGATCGCTATTTGATAGACAACAGCAAGCGTACGTTGCACGGCGCATTGCTCGATGCCGAGATTCTGGCAGAAGTTTATCTGGCGATGACTGGTGGTCAAACGTCTCTGACTTTTTCGATGGACGGTGATACACAGCAGCAGAATGAGAATAGTGAAACGATCCAAAGAATTGTCCGTCCACAGTCGGCACTAACGGTGCTTTACGCCGACGAGGCCGAGCTGCTGGCGCATGAACAACGCTTGGATCTGATTGCTAAAAAAGGGGGTAGTTGTCTGTGGCGGGCAGAATAA